A single region of the Vicia villosa cultivar HV-30 ecotype Madison, WI linkage group LG4, Vvil1.0, whole genome shotgun sequence genome encodes:
- the LOC131599805 gene encoding berberine bridge enzyme-like 8, with the protein MLLPIVVFLSLFSYAFATNSPQNTFMQCLINNSEPSNPITESIFTQNSPSFPSILQAYIRNLRFNTTKTPKPFLIITPSHVSHIQSSIICGKKHKLQMKIRSGGHDYEGVSYVSNVPFFILDMFNLRSIEVDIENETAWIQTGATLGEVYYRIAEKSETHGYPAGVCPTVGVGGHVSGGGYGNLMRKYGTSSDNVVDAEIIDAQGRLLDREAMGEDLFWAIRGGGGANFGVVLSYKIKLVKVPKIVTVFEVNRTLEQNASDIVYNWQHVAPTTSNDLFIRLILEVVKDAKNGVKTIRASFIALFLGDTKTLVTLMDETFPQLGLKEKDCIETSWLQSILFWDNIDIDTPLEILLERQPQLLRYLKRKSDYVKEPISKEGLEGIWKKMIDLEKGVMFFNPYGGKMDEISPLETPLPHRGGNLWKIQYQANWNEEGEEVTLYHINVTRELYKYMTPFVSKNPRQAYLNYKDLDLGVNHHGLFSSYSQGSVYGIQYFKENFDRLVEIKTKVDRDNFFRNEQSIPVYGHVDRVRRVFEKSLISIFLCLVVNWIWKMSQGHGAKKEKVV; encoded by the coding sequence ATGTTGCTTCCTATTGTTgtgtttctctctcttttttcctATGCTTTTGCTACAAATTCACCTCAAAACACTTTCATGCAATGTCTTATAAACAATTCCGAACCATCAAACCCAATAACCGAATCAATTTTCACACAAAACAGTCCTTCATTTCCTTCAATCTTACAAGCCTACATAAGAAACCTTCGTTTCAACACCACAAAAACACCAAAACCGTTTCTCATAATCACTCcatcacatgtttcacacatacAATCATCAATCATTTGTGGCAAAAAACATAAACTTCAAATGAAAATCAGAAGTGGAGGACATGACTATGAAGGCGTGTCTTATGTTTCCAATGTACCATTTTTCATCTTAGACATGTTCAATctaaggtccattgaagttgATATAGAAAACGAAACAGCCTGGATTCAAACCGGTGCAACACTCGGTGAAGTTTACTACAGAATTGCTGAGAAAAGTGAAACTCATGGTTATCCGGCCGGCGTTTGTCCAACCGTTGGCGTAGGAGGACATGTTAGTGGCGGCGGCTATGGCAATTTGATGAGAAAATATGGAACTTCATCTGATAATGTTGTTGATGCAGAAATAATAGATGCTCAAGGTAGATTGCTTGATAGAGAAGCAATGGGAGAAGATCTTTTTTGGGCTATAAGAGGAGGTGGTGGAGCTAACTTTGGAGTAGTTCTTTCTTACAAAATAAAGCTAGTTAAGGTTCCTAAGATAGTAACTGTTTTTGAAGTTAATAGAACTTTGGAACAAAATGCTAGTGACATAGTTTATAATTGGCAACATGTGGCACCAACTACAAGTAATGATCTTTTCATTAGGCTTATATTGGAAGTTGTGAAGGATGCAAAAAATGGAGTCAAAACTATAAGGGCTAGTTTCATAGCTTTATTTCTTGGTGACACAAAAACTCTTGTTACATTAATGGATGAAACTTTTCCTCAATTGGGTCTAAAGGAAAAGGATTGCATTGAAACAAGTTGGCTTCAATCTATTCTCTTTTGGGACAACATAGATATTGATACACCTCTTGAGATTTTGCTTGAGAGACAACCTCAATTGCTTAGATACTTGAAGAGAAAATCAGACTATGTAAAGGAGCCGATTTCGAAGGAGGGTTTGGAAGGGATTTGGAAAAAGATGATTGATTTGGAAAAAGGGGTGATGTTTTTCAATCCTTATGGTGGAAAAATGGATGAGATTTCACCATTAGAAACTCCTTTACCTCATAGAGGTGGAAATTTATGGAAGATTCAATATCAAGCAAATTGGAATGAGGAAGGGGAAGAGGTAACACTTTATCATATAAATGTGACAAGAGAACTTTACAAGTATATGACACCTTTTGTGTCAAAAAATCCAAGACAAGCTTATCTTAATTATAAGGATCTTGATTTAGGTGTTAATCATCATGGTTTATTTAGTAGCTACTCACAAGGTAGTGTTTATGGAATTCAATATTTTAAGGAGAATTTTGATAGGTTGGTGGAGATTAAGACTAAGGTTGATCGTGATAATTTCTTTAGGAATGAACAAAGCATTCCTGTGTATGGACATGTGGATAGAGTTAGAAGGGTGTTTGAGAAATCTTTGATTTCtatttttttgtgtttggtgGTTAATTGGATTTGGAAAATGTCACAAGGTCATGGTGCAAAAAAAGAGAAAGTTGTGTAG